In Primulina eburnea isolate SZY01 chromosome 3, ASM2296580v1, whole genome shotgun sequence, one DNA window encodes the following:
- the LOC140825480 gene encoding mediator of RNA polymerase II transcription subunit 7a-like: MATATYPPPPPFYKLYKDYSQDPDSAPSPPPPIQGPYVLYGASYTTDDVLPGLEEQGVRQLYPKGPNIDFKKQLKSLNRELQLHLLELADVLVERPSQYARRVEDISLIFKNLHHLLNSLRPYQARATLIHILEQQIERRKQAVEDISRRREEAQRLLKEALGTLDGQ, from the exons ATGGCAACGGCGACGTatccgccgccgccgccgttTTACAAACTGTACAAAGACTACTCTCAAGACCCCGACTCCGCCCCCTCCCCACCTCCTCCAATTCAAGGCCCCTACGTACTTTACGGCGCCAGTTATACG ACAGATGATGTGCTTCCAGGTCTAGAAGAGCAAGGTGTTCGTCAGTTGTACCCAAAAGGGCCTAACATCG ATTTCAAGAAGCAGCTGAAATCACTCAACAGAGAATTACAACTGCATTTGTTGGAGCTTGCTGATGTTCTTGTGGAGCGGCCATCACAATATGCCAGGAGAGTGGAAGACATCTCTCTTATTTTCAAGAACTTGCATCACCTTCTCAATTCTCTTCGTCCATACCAG GCCAGAGCAACACTGATCCATATCCTAGAACAACAGATAGAACGTCGGAAACAAGCTGTGGAAGACATTAGTAG GCGAAGAGAAGAAGCACAAAGGCTTCTAAAGGAGGCCCTTGGAACCTTAGATGGACAGTAG
- the LOC140828036 gene encoding protein TIFY 10A-like, with protein MDSSEVVDSSGKRKNIYQTCSLFSQFLKGNGGFGEVGLGLSQNLEHEMVPTGTMNLLPMIEKLGLNQAPPNPDLDPRNFTSPLNSFHHLVGGGRREETMKKSYSSCGTKLVAEGAPLTIFYAGQVIVFNDFPADKADEVMMLANKSSAAAAQNCHFSPFAPPITPQSPTESATSFPNFVLSLERAHPTPPPPQFASDLPIARKKSLARFLEKRKDRTTATEPYPARNPAAPLKAAQNNEAWLRLGPQTRRN; from the exons ATGGACTCGTCGGAAGTCGTGGATTCCTCGGGAAAGAGGAAGAATATCTATCAGACTTGTAGCTTGTTTAGTCAGTTCTTGAAGGGGAACGGCGGCTTTGGGGAAGTGGGTCTTGGTTTGTCTCAGAATTTGGAACATGAAA TGGTGCCGACAGGGACGATGAATTTGTTGCCCATGATTGAGAAATTGGGTCTGAATCAGGCTCCTCCCAACCCTGATTTGGATCCCAGGAACTTTACCTCGCCGTTGAATAGTTTCCACCACCTTGTCGGCGGAGGGAGGAGGGAAGAAACCATGAAGAAATCTTATTCCAG CTGTGGAACGAAATTGGTGGCCGAAGGTGCGCCTTTGACCATTTTCTATGCGGGACAGGTCATAGTGTTTAACGATTTTCCGGCGGACAAGGCCGATGAAGTTATGATGCTAGCCAACAAATCGAGCGCCGCCGCGGCGCAGAACTGCCACTTCTCCCCCTTCGCTCCGCCCATCACACCACAAAGTCCAACGGAGTCCGCCACCAGCTTTCCCAACTTTGTCCTGAGTTTAGAGCGTGCTCACCCCACTCCGCCGCCGCCGCAGTTTGCTTCCG ATTTACCAATTGCCAGAAAAAAATCACTGGCCCGATTCCTGGAAAAGAGAAAAGATCG AACTACTGCGACTGAACCATACCCAGCTAGAAATCCGGCGGCGCCATTGAAGGCGGCTCAAAACAACGAAGCATGGCTGAGATTGGGTCCCCAGACTAGGCGCAATTAA
- the LOC140825478 gene encoding protein trichome birefringence-like 14 isoform X1: MFKCFHVEVNLNLFHLELSRMKRGIYGLKVQQVSFILLGLVCAMMLGLTWKKTTFLTSFVPTRSHVLELNRDEADMMEILAGKNSSEEKEGNGYESVGSNGTRESTVKRGNSEITISANIVQTMAKNLFQRTGAEEHSVGKNKSREGESHLAAPVNSAIEEPFVKSAQTGNIPAAADKKVHTKKGCNYAKGKWIFDDSRPLYSGYDCHQWLSPMWSCRLTQRKDFDYEKLRWQPKDCDMVKFTASKFLKRMHDKTLAFVGDSLGRQQFQSLMCMVTGGKETSDVADVGHEYGLVKALGSARPDGWAYRFPSTNTTILYYWSASLCDIEPINFSNPTTDFAMHLDRPPAFLRQYLHRFDVLVLNTGHHWNRGKLKANRWIMYVGGVPNTDRKIANIVGAKDFTVHSIVKWVNTQLPKFPGLKAFFRSMSPRHFFNGDWNTGGTCDNTTPLSSGKEVLQDESGDPLSSGAVNGTSVRLLDITALSQLRDEGHISRYSIKATPGVQDCLHWCLPGVPDTWNEILFAQI; the protein is encoded by the exons ATGTTCAAGTGTTTTCATGTTGAGGTGAACTTGAATCTGTTTCACTTGGAACTGTCCAGGATGAAGCGAGGCATATATGGACTTAAAGTTCAACAAGTCTCTTTTATCCTCCTTGGTTTGGTGTGCGCAATGATGCTTGGGTTGACATGGAAGAAGACGACATTTCTGACCTCTTTCGTCCCAACTCGAAGTCATGTCTTGGAGCTTAATCGAG ATGAAGCAGATATGATGGAAATTTTAGCTGGAAAAAATAGTTCTGAGGAAAAGGAGGGGAACGGATATGAATCAGTAGGTTCTAATGGTACAAGAGAGTCTACTGTTAAGAGAGGAAATAGTGAAATTACTATTTCTGCAAACATAG TCCAAACAATGGCAAAAAATTTATTCCAAAGAACTGGAGCAGAAGAACATTCAGTTGGAAAAAATAAATCGAGAGAAGGCGAGAGTCATTTGGCGGCACCAGTGAACTCTGCAATTGAAGAGCCATTTGTCAAGAGCGCGCAAACCGGAAACATTCCAGCAGCAGCTGATAAGAAAGTACATACAAAGAAAG GCTGTAATTATGCCAAAGGTAAATGGATCTTCGACGATAGTCGTCCTCTATATTCGGGTTACGATTGTCATCAATGGTTGTCGCCCATGTGGTCTTGTCGTCTCACGCAGCGAAAAGACTTTGACTATGAAAAATTACGATGGCAACCCAAGGACTGCGATATGGTAAAATTCACGGCTTCCAAGTTCCTAAAGAG AATGCATGACAAAACTCTAGCATTTGTCGGTGATTCATTGGGTAGACAACAGTTCCAGTCTCTCATGTGCATGGTGACAGGCGGCAAAGAAACATCCGATGTTGCAGATGTGGGGCATGAGTATGGTCTTGTTAAAGCTCTTGGTTCTGCAAGGCCTGATGGATGGGCTTATCGGTTTCCTAGTACCAACACCACCATTCTTTACTACTGGTCGGCCAGTCTTTGTGACATAGAGCCTATTAACTTCTCAAACCCGACCACCGATTTTGCGATGCACCTGGATCGACCTCCTGCATTTTTACGCCAATATCTCCACAGATTTGATGTTCTTGTCCTCAACACCGGACACCATTGGAACAGAGGAAAACTCAAGGCCAATAGATGGATCATGTATGTTGGTGGCGTTCCCAACACGGATAGGAAGATTGCAAATATTGTGGGCGCAAAAGATTTTACGGTCCACAGTATTGTCAAATGGGTAAATACCCAGCTCCCAAAATTCCCAGGCCTCAAAGCATTTTTCCGATCTATGTCGCCAAGACATTTTTTCAACGGAGACTGGAACACTGGAGGTACCTGCGACAATACTACCCCTCTATCGAGTGGCAAGGAAGTTTTGCAAGATGAATCAGGTGATCCTCTCAGTTCAGGAGCAGTGAACGGAACCAGTGTTAGACTTTTGGACATCACAGCGTTGTCTCAGCTTAGAGACGAGGGTCATATTTCACGTTACAGCATCAAAGCAACACCTGGGGTACAGGATTGTTTGCATTGGTGCTTACCAGGTGTTCCGGATACTTGGAATGAAATTTTGTTTGCTCAAATATAG
- the LOC140828656 gene encoding ethylene-responsive transcription factor ERF017-like, with translation MGRTDQSRRSERRGGHYKGVRMRKWGKWVAEVRQPKSRDRIWLGSYETPEEAARAYDAAMICLRGPSVVLNFPEDPPPSILAAGDELSRSQIQVAASKHARGKSAVPTPDSAAGMELKQPAVQDVLFGESKELGSSSFGQFGGRESCVESSERDGGESTVGLLWNF, from the coding sequence ATGGGCAGGACTGACCAATCGAGAAGATCAGAGCGGCGCGGCGGCCACTACAAGGGTGTGAGGATGAGAAAATGGGGGAAGTGGGTGGCTGAGGTTCGCCAACCGAAGAGCCGTGATCGGATCTGGTTGGGTTCTTACGAGACTCCGGAGGAGGCTGCCCGAGCTTATGACGCCGCCATGATTTGCTTGCGTGGGCCTTCGGTGGTGCTGAACTTCCCCGAGGATCCACCACCGAGTATTCTGGCAGCGGGTGATGAGCTTTCCAGGTCGCAGATTCAGGTCGCTGCCTCTAAGCATGCTCGCGGGAAGTCTGCGGTTCCGACACCGGATTCGGCTGCAGGGATGGAGTTGAAACAGCCGGCGGTGCAAGACGTGCTCTTCGGGGAGAGCAAGGAGTTGGGCTCTTCTTCTTTTGGCCAGTTCGGGGGTAGGGAGAGTTGTGTGGAAAGCAGCGAGAGAGACGGCGGAGAAAGTACCGTCGGCCTGTtgtggaatttttga
- the LOC140825478 gene encoding protein trichome birefringence-like 14 isoform X2, whose product MKRGIYGLKVQQVSFILLGLVCAMMLGLTWKKTTFLTSFVPTRSHVLELNRDEADMMEILAGKNSSEEKEGNGYESVGSNGTRESTVKRGNSEITISANIVQTMAKNLFQRTGAEEHSVGKNKSREGESHLAAPVNSAIEEPFVKSAQTGNIPAAADKKVHTKKGCNYAKGKWIFDDSRPLYSGYDCHQWLSPMWSCRLTQRKDFDYEKLRWQPKDCDMVKFTASKFLKRMHDKTLAFVGDSLGRQQFQSLMCMVTGGKETSDVADVGHEYGLVKALGSARPDGWAYRFPSTNTTILYYWSASLCDIEPINFSNPTTDFAMHLDRPPAFLRQYLHRFDVLVLNTGHHWNRGKLKANRWIMYVGGVPNTDRKIANIVGAKDFTVHSIVKWVNTQLPKFPGLKAFFRSMSPRHFFNGDWNTGGTCDNTTPLSSGKEVLQDESGDPLSSGAVNGTSVRLLDITALSQLRDEGHISRYSIKATPGVQDCLHWCLPGVPDTWNEILFAQI is encoded by the exons ATGAAGCGAGGCATATATGGACTTAAAGTTCAACAAGTCTCTTTTATCCTCCTTGGTTTGGTGTGCGCAATGATGCTTGGGTTGACATGGAAGAAGACGACATTTCTGACCTCTTTCGTCCCAACTCGAAGTCATGTCTTGGAGCTTAATCGAG ATGAAGCAGATATGATGGAAATTTTAGCTGGAAAAAATAGTTCTGAGGAAAAGGAGGGGAACGGATATGAATCAGTAGGTTCTAATGGTACAAGAGAGTCTACTGTTAAGAGAGGAAATAGTGAAATTACTATTTCTGCAAACATAG TCCAAACAATGGCAAAAAATTTATTCCAAAGAACTGGAGCAGAAGAACATTCAGTTGGAAAAAATAAATCGAGAGAAGGCGAGAGTCATTTGGCGGCACCAGTGAACTCTGCAATTGAAGAGCCATTTGTCAAGAGCGCGCAAACCGGAAACATTCCAGCAGCAGCTGATAAGAAAGTACATACAAAGAAAG GCTGTAATTATGCCAAAGGTAAATGGATCTTCGACGATAGTCGTCCTCTATATTCGGGTTACGATTGTCATCAATGGTTGTCGCCCATGTGGTCTTGTCGTCTCACGCAGCGAAAAGACTTTGACTATGAAAAATTACGATGGCAACCCAAGGACTGCGATATGGTAAAATTCACGGCTTCCAAGTTCCTAAAGAG AATGCATGACAAAACTCTAGCATTTGTCGGTGATTCATTGGGTAGACAACAGTTCCAGTCTCTCATGTGCATGGTGACAGGCGGCAAAGAAACATCCGATGTTGCAGATGTGGGGCATGAGTATGGTCTTGTTAAAGCTCTTGGTTCTGCAAGGCCTGATGGATGGGCTTATCGGTTTCCTAGTACCAACACCACCATTCTTTACTACTGGTCGGCCAGTCTTTGTGACATAGAGCCTATTAACTTCTCAAACCCGACCACCGATTTTGCGATGCACCTGGATCGACCTCCTGCATTTTTACGCCAATATCTCCACAGATTTGATGTTCTTGTCCTCAACACCGGACACCATTGGAACAGAGGAAAACTCAAGGCCAATAGATGGATCATGTATGTTGGTGGCGTTCCCAACACGGATAGGAAGATTGCAAATATTGTGGGCGCAAAAGATTTTACGGTCCACAGTATTGTCAAATGGGTAAATACCCAGCTCCCAAAATTCCCAGGCCTCAAAGCATTTTTCCGATCTATGTCGCCAAGACATTTTTTCAACGGAGACTGGAACACTGGAGGTACCTGCGACAATACTACCCCTCTATCGAGTGGCAAGGAAGTTTTGCAAGATGAATCAGGTGATCCTCTCAGTTCAGGAGCAGTGAACGGAACCAGTGTTAGACTTTTGGACATCACAGCGTTGTCTCAGCTTAGAGACGAGGGTCATATTTCACGTTACAGCATCAAAGCAACACCTGGGGTACAGGATTGTTTGCATTGGTGCTTACCAGGTGTTCCGGATACTTGGAATGAAATTTTGTTTGCTCAAATATAG
- the LOC140828037 gene encoding ethylene-responsive transcription factor ERF017-like, protein MVKSVDQNEQPSPPHSEKICRSSAASSSSCKYKGVRRRKWGKYVSEIRLPNSRERIWLGSYDTAEKAARAFDAALFCLRGRKAKFNFPDNPPEIPNGGSLSPGAIQDAAARFAQSAPMDQPVSRVDNSDSQSESLSASDVFPLNVGSPSTSLSYGAAHVDNEFLEMPLDNAFLDQFLAVGNENNVPDYGLFSGFDDFSIPHVDYYCPETNNNEGISSSLWDFQDLISPTFLSKKLW, encoded by the coding sequence ATGGTGAAATCTGTGGATCAAAACGAACAACCATCGCCGCCGCATTCGGAGAAGATATGCAGGTCGTCGGCTGCTTCGTCTTCTTCGTGCAAGTACAAGGGGGTGAGGAGGCGTAAATGGGGTAAATATGTGTCGGAGATCCGGCTGCCGAACAGCAGGGAGAGGATTTGGTTGGGTTCTTACGACACAGCTGAGAAGGCAGCCCGTGCATTCGACGCCGCTCTTTTTTGCCTCCGGGGCAGGAAGGCTAAGTTCAACTTCCCGGATAATCCACCGGAGATACCCAATGGCGGTTCCTTATCGCCGGGGGCGATCCAGGACGCGGCGGCGCGTTTCGCGCAGTCGGCCCCTATGGATCAACCCGTTTCGCGGGTTGATAATTCGGATTCACAGTCGGAATCTTTGTCGGCTTCGGATGTGTTCCCTCTGAACGTAGGATCGCCGTCCACGTCGTTGTCGTACGGGGCGGCGCACGTGGATAATGAATTCTTGGAAATGCCCCTGGACAATGCGTTTTTGGACCAGTTTTTGGCTGTGGGCAACGAAAATAACGTGCCCGATTACGGCTTATTTTCTGGATTCGACGACTTTTCAATTCCCCACGTGGATTATTATTGTCCGGAAACTAATAATAATGAAGGAATATCTTCTTCTCTTTGGGATTTTCAAGATTTAATTTCGCCAACTTTTTTAAGTAAGAAGTTGTGGTAA